Within the Hyphomicrobiales bacterium genome, the region GGGCGTTGACCGAGACGGTGCGCCGCCGGCCCTACCAGGTGGTGCTGTTCGACGAGATCGAAAAGGCCCACCCCGACGTCTTCAACGTGCTGTTGCAGGTGCTCGACGACGGTCGTCTGACGGATGGCCATGGCCGCACCGTCGATTTCCGCAACACGCTGATCATCATGACGTCGAATGCCGGCTCCGAATTCCTCGTCGGCCTAGGCGAGGACCAGGACGTCGAGGCGGTGCGCGAGCCGGTGATGGCCACGGTCAGGGCGCAGTTCCGGCCCGAGTTCCTGAACCGGCTCGACGAGATCATCCTGTTCCACCGGCTCGGACGCGGCGAGATGGCGGCGATCGTCGATATCCAGCTCGACCGGCTGAGGGCGCTTCTGGCCGAGCGCAAGATCGCCCTCGAACTCGACGACAAGGCCCGCGCCTGGCTTGCCGACAAGGGCTATGACCCGGCCTATGGCGCGCGGCCGCTGAAACGCGTGATCCAGAAGGAGCTGCAGGACCCGCTGGCCGAAAAGATCCTTTCAGGCGACATCGCCGATGGCGATACGGTGAAAATCTCGGCCGATAAGAGCGGGCTGAGGATCAACGGCGAGGCGGTGCGCGCCGAGGCGGCTTAGGCTCGGCCTGGTTCGGCTCAACGCGGGCCGGCGGCTGCCGCGGCGACCCGGGTTCCCGCCGCCGGCTGGCGCATCAGCCAGTTGATGCGGGCCTTCTCGCGCTGGAACGCGGCCAACAGGTGGCCCTGAAGGGTGCGCCCGCGCGGCACCCGAATGCGCATCGGGTCGACCGCGCGGCCATTGACGATCACCTCATAGTGCAGGTGCGGGCCGGTCGACAGGCCGGTCGAGCCGACATAGCCGATCACCTGCCCCTGCTTGACCTTGACGCCCGGGGCGATCCCATCGGCGAAGGCGCTTTGGTGGGCATAGGAGGTCTCGTATCCGTTGGTGTGCCGGATCAGAGTGAAGCGGCCGTAGCCAGAGAGCCACTTGGCCTCTTCGACGATACCGTTGCCGGCAGCGACGATCGGCGTTCCCCGGCGCGCCGCCCAATCGACGCCCGTGTGCATCTTGCGATAGCCGAGGATCGGATGGCGGCGCATGCCGAATGAGGAACGGAAAACTCCGCCGTTCATGGGTTTGCGGATGAGGAATTTTTTCGCGCTCTTGCCCTCGTCGTCGTAGAAATCGACGACGCCATCGTCGGGCGTCCGGAAGCGGTAGAACCTCTTGGTCTCGCCGCGCACCGTCAGCGCCGTAAAGAGAATCTCCGGATCGCCGGAGACGTCCCCCTCATTGTCGTCGGCGATGTAGAAGACATCGAAGGAATCGCCGGGCTGCACTTGACGCTTGAAGTCGACGTCATAGGCCTGGATGCGCATCATGCGTTGCATGACGCTTTCCGGCAGGTTGGATTTGCGCCCGGTCTCGAACAGGCTGTCATAGAGTTGCGCGTGCGAGCGGCGGGGCATCACGCGCATCGTCCTTTCGTTGGCGAGCAGGGCGTCTGCCTCGTCGAGCGCGATATAGGCCGATTGATCGTCGGCGACGGCAAGACCGACGGTTGCTATGTGTGCCTCGCTGTCGAAGAGGCTGACGCGGGTCGGCTTGAGCCGTCCGGCGCCGGCCTCGCTGGCGAAGCGGAGGCGCAGCTCTGCACCTTCCATCAGCTTGCTGGTGCCAATGGCCTCTTCGATCACCTCGGCGATGGCATTGGCTTCCTGCGGGGTGGTGCCGTTGGCGAGCAGCAGGCTCGTCAGCGTGTCGCCGCGCGACACCTTGACCGTTTTGTCGGCGAACTCCGATAAGTTCGAGGAATCGGTCGACTTGGCGATGTCGGTCAGAAATTCGGATTCCGCTCCCGGCAAGTCCAGTGCCGGACCGAACGAAGCGGTCACGATTTCATCAACCAACCCTTCATCGTGGCCCGGGTCGCCGAACTGGTCGGCAAATCCCGATTCGGTGAAAGGCAGGGACAGGTCCAACGCCTCGCGCACCTCATTCTCGGCTTCGGCGAAACCGATGTCGCCCGGGTAGGCGAATTGGCCGTCGGGGACGAAGCTGGCAAGCGTCACCTTGATCTCGCCGCTCGAAGCAACGCGCGCCTGCTGCGGCGCCTCCGCACCGTCCTCGGCGGCCTCGGCAAACAGCTTGAGCGGATCGAAGGGCGGCAGATCGTCGGTCAATTCGGACGTCGCCAGCGACAGGCTGGCGGTCATGTGGACGTACGGCTTGACCTCGATGAACTCCTTGGAGCCGATCTTGGTAACGGTGCTTTCGTGGATGATGTGTTTGACGGCGATGCCGAGATTCACGGCGCTGACCCGGTCTCCCTTGCGGGCGCCGCGCGCAGACTCGCCGACACCGGCCAGCGCGTAACCGTTGTCCTGGCGGGCGAGGTCGGGAATGACGGCGAGTGCCGAACGGCCATCGAAGGTGGTGTATAGCGCGCCGCCAATGAGCGCCACACCGGCGATGCCAGTGAGGAAGGTGCCGAGCATCCAGCGCCAATTGGCGCGTGTCTTGACGGGGCTTTCATCGGCAAGTGGCCGCAGCGGCGGCAGCAGACGGCCCGACGCCTGCGCGCCGGTCGCAGTCGGGCTGCCGAAATAATCAC harbors:
- a CDS encoding M23 family metallopeptidase; the encoded protein is MLDRAGGDYFGSPTATGAQASGRLLPPLRPLADESPVKTRANWRWMLGTFLTGIAGVALIGGALYTTFDGRSALAVIPDLARQDNGYALAGVGESARGARKGDRVSAVNLGIAVKHIIHESTVTKIGSKEFIEVKPYVHMTASLSLATSELTDDLPPFDPLKLFAEAAEDGAEAPQQARVASSGEIKVTLASFVPDGQFAYPGDIGFAEAENEVREALDLSLPFTESGFADQFGDPGHDEGLVDEIVTASFGPALDLPGAESEFLTDIAKSTDSSNLSEFADKTVKVSRGDTLTSLLLANGTTPQEANAIAEVIEEAIGTSKLMEGAELRLRFASEAGAGRLKPTRVSLFDSEAHIATVGLAVADDQSAYIALDEADALLANERTMRVMPRRSHAQLYDSLFETGRKSNLPESVMQRMMRIQAYDVDFKRQVQPGDSFDVFYIADDNEGDVSGDPEILFTALTVRGETKRFYRFRTPDDGVVDFYDDEGKSAKKFLIRKPMNGGVFRSSFGMRRHPILGYRKMHTGVDWAARRGTPIVAAGNGIVEEAKWLSGYGRFTLIRHTNGYETSYAHQSAFADGIAPGVKVKQGQVIGYVGSTGLSTGPHLHYEVIVNGRAVDPMRIRVPRGRTLQGHLLAAFQREKARINWLMRQPAAGTRVAAAAAGPR